A single genomic interval of Rhododendron vialii isolate Sample 1 chromosome 3a, ASM3025357v1 harbors:
- the LOC131319947 gene encoding uncharacterized protein LOC131319947 produces MARVVGAGLISALASAALGVDCAYADGPFNFSPFASPAPPPQASSDSPAAAQPGAAAKAEPTRVRNDNPRTTASGFDPEALERGAKALREISSSPHGKKVFNVINKQEETRQIEFTSKGAEFKAMQAQAETERQKVIYEEQKKLSQQQAQIKSQMARYEDELARKRMQAENEHHRARNQELVKMQEESSLRQEQARRATEEQIQAQRRQTEREKANIERETIRVKAMAEAEGRAHEAKLGEEVNRRMLVERANAEREKWLAAINTTFDHIGGGLRAILTDQNKMVVAVGGVTALAAGIYTTREGARVIWSYVDRILGQPSLIRESSRGKYPWSGLFSRGMSTLSSKTSKASASNNGNGFGDVILNPSLQKRIQQLASATANTKSHQAPFRNMLFYGPPGTGKTMAARELARKSGLDYALMTGGDVAPLGPQAVTKIHQLFDWGKKSKRGLLLFIDEADAFLCERNKTYMSEAQRSALNALLFRTGDQSKDIVLALATNRPGDLDSAVADRIDEVLEFPLPGEDERFKLLKLYLDKYIAKAGARKPGLFSHLFKKQQQKIEIKDLTDDILREAAAGTEGFSGREIAKTMASVQAAVYGSENCVLDPILFREVVDYKGAEHQQRRKMAANDE; encoded by the exons ATGGCAAGAGTTGTTGGCGCAGGGCTTATCTCAGCCCTAGCCTCCGCTGCATTGGGCGTGGACTGCGCCTACGCCGACGgccctttcaacttctctcccTTCGCTTCGCCGGCTCCTCCTCCTCAAGCTTCTTCCGATTCTCCGGCGGCGGCCCAACCGGGGGCGGCGGCGAAGGCCGAGCCTACGCGGGTTCGGAATGATAACCCGCGAACGACGGCATCCGGGTTCGATCCCGAGGCGCTGGAGAGGGGCGCAAAGGCCCTGAGAGAGATTAGCAGCTCTCCCCATGGCAAAAAG GTGTTCAACGTAATAAACAAGCAAGAAGAGACAAGGCAGATAGAATTCACTTCAAAAGGAGCAGAGTTTAAAGCAATGCAAGCTCAAGCTGAAACT GAGAGGCAAAAAGTAATTTATGAGGAACAGAAAAAGCTGTCTCAGCAACAGGCACAAATAAAATCACAGATGGCTCGTTACGAGGATGAGTTGGCAAGGAAGAGGATGCAG gctGAAAATGAGCATCACAGAGCAAGAAATCAAGAGCTTGtaaaaatgcaagaagaatCATCACTTAGGCAAGAGCAAGCCAGACGAGCTACTGAGGAACAGATTCAAGCGCAGCGTCGGCAAACAGAAAGGGAGAAGGCTAATATCGAACGTGAAACAATAAGGGTGAAGGCTATGGCAGAAGCAGAAGGGAGGGCACATGAAGCAAAGCTTGGTGAAGAGGTTAACAGGCGCATGCTAGTAGAGCGTGCAAatgctgagagagagaaatggctTGCTGCCATAAACACGACCTTTGATCATATCGGAG GGGGTTTGCGGGCCATATTAACTGATCAAAATAAGATGGTCGTAGCTGTGGGGGGAGTGACAGCCCTCGCAGCAGGGATCTACACAACAAG AGAAGGTGCACGAGTTATATGGAGCTATGTGGACAGAATATTAGGGCAACCATCTTTGATCAGAGAGTCCTCCAGAGGAAAGTACCCATGGTCTGGATTGTTTTCTCGTGGTATGAGCACTCTATCTTCTAAAACCTCTAAAGCGTCTGCTTCAAATAACGGTAATGGATTTGGGGACGTTATCTTAAACCCTAGTCTTCAGAAACGAATTCAGCAACTGGCTAGTGCAACTGCCAATACAAAGTCCCATCAAGCACCATTTAGGAACATGCTCTTTTATGGTCCTCCTGGAACTGGGAAAACAATGGCTGCTAGAGAGCTGGCACGGAAATct GGGCTAGACTATGCATTAATGACTGGTGGAGATGTTGCACCATTGGGTCCACAGGCTGTAACGAAGATACATCAACTGTTTGATTGGGGCAAGAAGTCGAAGAGGGGTTTATTACTTTTTATTGATGAAGCAGATGCATTTTTGTGTGA GCGAAACAAAACCTACATGAGTGAAGCTCAAAGAAGTGCACTCAATGCCCTGCTTTTCCGCACAGGCGATCAGTCCAAGGATATAGTCCTTGCTCTTGCTACAAACCGCCCGGGTGATCTTGATTCAGCTGTTGCAGATCGAATTGACGAAGTCCTAGAGTTCCCTTTGCCTGGTGAAGATGAACGCTTCAAGCTTCTGAAACTCTATTTGGACAAGTACATAGCTAAGGCGGGGGCAAGAAAACCGGGTTTGTTTTCCCACCTATTCAAGAAACAACAGCAGAAAATTGAGATCAAGGACTTGACAGATGATATTCTGAGGGAAGCTGCGGCCGGGACTGAAGGATTTTCAGGTAGAGAGATAGCAAAGACGATGGCAAGCGTTCAAGCTGCTGTTTATGGGAGCGAGAACTGtgtgcttgatccaatcttgTTCCGTGAAGTAGTGGATTATAAGGGTGCAGAGCATCAACAGAGAAGGAAA
- the LOC131319949 gene encoding formin-like protein 20, protein MCVCVYTYVYVYITPKILSRECQPKMAYACMTLLAVLMALISSTRAQNNFPPINHDLLVATQEMQMAKYFTFVMLINMAPGSLTQGNVTFLVPNDWTLAQTPISESDVVDFLLRHSIPSPLLFEHLVRIPTGSVIPTGKPDFLLRIFNNGMRSFYLNNVRIISPDICTKGSSFRCHGIDRVVQAIMVPGHNHPPLPPPSASNSSSPAAAPPTLWPSPAPHPPAPPPLWPSPAPHPSAPPALWPSPAPHPPSPPPLWPSPAPLPPAPPALWPSPAPQPLGGVGVPPLNIPPPSPPAQNGGPLKSGSSQPPPCGGLPLGFMITWLIFSRQKF, encoded by the coding sequence atgtgtgtgtgtgtttatacaTACGTATACGTATATATAACACCGAAAATTCTGAGCCGAGAATGCCAACCCAAAATGGCCTACGCTTGCATGACCTTGTTAGCTGTTCTCATGGCACTCATATCCTCAACCAGAGCCCAGAACAATTTTCCTCCCATAAACCATGACCTTCTAGTTGCCACACAAGAGATGCAGATGGCCAAGTACTTCACCTTTGTCATGCTAATCAACATGGCCCCTGGATCCCTAACTCAAGGCAATGTCACTTTCTTGGTGCCCAACGACTGGACGCTAGCACAAACCCCGATTTCAGAAAGCGACGTAGTAGATTTCTTACTACGTCATTCGATCCCTTCCCCTCTGCTTTTCGAGCACCTAGTACGAATCCCAACAGGTTCCGTTATTCCAACAGGAAAACCTGATTTCTTGCTCAGGATTTTCAACAATGGAATGAGGAGTTTTTACCTAAACAACGTCCGAATCATTAGCCCTGATATATGCACTAAAGGGTCTTCCTTTAGATGCCATGGCATAGATAGGGTGGTGCAAGCCATAATGGTACCAGGGCACAACCACCCTCCACTTCCTCCACCTAGTGCTTCTAATAGTTCAAGTCCTGCAGCTGCCCCTCCCACCCTGTGGCCATCACCGGCACCACACCCACCTGCACCTCCCCCCCTGTGGCCATCGCCTGCGCCACACCCATCTGCCCCTCCCGCCCTGTGGCCATCACCGGCACCACACCCACCTTCACCTCCCCCCCTGTGGCCATCACCGGCGCCACTCCCACCTGCCCCTCCTGCCCTGTGGCCATCACCGGCGCCACAACCATTGGGTGGGGTTGGTGTGCCTCCTTTAAATATCCCACCACCATCTCCACCGGCTCAGAATGGGGGGCCATTGAAATCAGGCTCTTCTCAGCCGCCGCCTTGTGGAGGATTGCCGTTGGGATTTATGATCACATGGCTAATATTTTCAAGACAGAAGTTCTGA